The genomic interval tttactattaaaaaatgattgtgCAGTCCTTACACACTTACGACtgtaattatcatatatatatatatatatattaacctaGTGGTTTTGTTAATTCCTAATTAGGACgtacatgattaattaatattgggCATTTTGATCAGTACTCAGACAAGTCTGGATCAataccaagctagctagctagcttgaggCACAAGTGCCTTTAATTTGGTTTAAACTAGTTattgttttcttccttttgtttaattgatatatatagatGACAATTAAGTtgtaatcaataatatattaaatcctGATCCGCCGCCACAAATCTAGGGTACCCTTGAATTTTGGTGCTTCAATTAATTTCTACATGAAGTACTACAAGTAATAGGCTGTATCACCCGGCCCTCTTTTGAGATAGGTCCAACACATGCAGGCGGTCCAAAAGCCCAAAGCCCAAACAAGAATAATCTCTtaccaattttaaaaaaacttttctgGGAAAACCAAATTAATCTCCGTgagatcaagaaaataaaaatgagcaATTTATGAAGGGCATTTGTATTCAGATCTTtatcttcctatatatatatataagctataatAAACACACTTAGGGAAAATAAATTACTAAGtgtgaaaataaattacaaaaatccaaGACTACAAAGATTTAATttctagagttttttttttttcaaattatattatagcttatatatatatatatatataggaagataAAGATCTGAATACAAATGCccttcataatatttattatatattatgtttgtGAATTATCAaccaaaattaatattcaataaAAGCTACATATAAATACTACATATAATATCCGACTTTCTTTCTGAACACTTATATTACAAAGTTAAATCTAcatatcaatttatttcatacattcaaacacttatatcaatatatttacattCAACACATAATGTGATctacaaaatactattattcacaaatcaactgAGATCATCTTAGCATCCAAACGCAGTCTAAACCTTACAATTtcttatctctatttttttttttttaaagaataatgcaAACTAGGTGTAAGTCTAAGTTGTGTAAACCTTTTGTAAAGATATAGGTCTAACTATAAACGACTAGAGTTAAGTCTCCTCTAACAATTTTCTCTCTCGTCGTCTTCTCGAAGACGATTAGGGTGATAACGGCCTAGGTGGTGAGGGTCGGATCTTCTCACTCTGGTGAGGGATCGGGTGAGAGTCTTTGTTTACCTGGGTAAACAGAGAGAGATTCAGAGAGGGAGTCTTCAATAAGTAGGGATTTCCTCGTCTGAGTGAGTGCGTGATTGGGTGGGAAACAGAGATAGGGTTAGGGCTGAAAGTTTGAAGACCATGGAAGATCTAGAGGACTCTTGGAGGCAAATGAAGCTTTCCAAGGAAGAATCGGAGACTATTGAACTAAATGCTGAGGAATCGGAGGCTGTTACGAAGAAGGGGCAACTATGCTTGATTGGGAAAATTTGTACGGAGAGGACTATCAGGAGGAACATCATCGCGGCAACCATGGCTAAAATTTGGAAGCTGAGCAGACCTGCTGTGTTCCAGGAGGTGGGGGCTAATCTGTTCGTAATTATTTTCAACACACAGGAAGACAAACAGAAGATTGAAAAGGGGAAGCCATGGATGTTCGATAGTAGCTTGTTCATCTTGCAGAAATTCTCGGGAGATTTCCAGCCAGGTAAAATGCTCTTCACACATGAGGCTTTGTGGGTTCAATTGCATGATTTACCTTTTGCAATGATGAATAAGGGTACGGGGCTAAGGTTAGGGAACTCGATTGGGAAAGTGGAGGAAGTGGAGGTAGATGAAGGGGGGATAGGTTGGGGGAGATATCTCAGATTGAAAGTTGAGATCAATCTAACGAAGCCACTAGCAAGAGGTAGGACAATCATGTCTAATGGATCGAAGATTTGGATCCCGATTAGATATGAGAAACTGCCTAGAATTTGTTTTACATGTGGGAGGGTTTTACATGATGAGCTGTTATgcaaaattcagaaaaaaaaaaaaaaaagggatgagAATGTAAACCAATATGGATCTTGGCTTAGGGCAGAATCTGTGGGTAGGCTGCATTTTTCTAGTAATCATGAAGGGGTGGGggagaataaaaaaggaaatgagGATTTTGGGAGATGGACCAAAGTGGTGATAGCCACAAGGGAGAAAGGAGGAGGACAATGGGAAGGGCAATTTGGGGAAGATAGAAGTGGTCCTTCCAAAAAAAGGGATGAGGGCTTTAAAATAGGTGATAAGGTGGTGGAGGAAATATCGGAGGAAGATTCTGATGGGGATAGGGAGGAACTCGTGTGTGCTGATAATACAAGCAGCTCATTTGTGTGTGCTGATCAGAAAAAGGTGCAGGGGGGTTTAGAAGGGAGCTTGGGTACAATGGTGCAGAAGGGAGGGAATTGGAAGAGAAGGGCTCGTGCTAGTGGGAAGTCCACCAAAGTAAATGTGAAGGTGGGTGAGAAGAGGATGTGTAGGGATGGGGATGAGTGtgattcaggaaaaaaaaaaaaaaaaaggagtggGGAAAAGGGAGAGGAGGGGACTTTGAAACAAGATATGTTATTGGCGGCGGTTGCTCGGCAACCCTGCCATCAACAATGAAAACCTTGAGCTGGAACTgccgggggcttgggaacccccggacagttcaagaccttATCAATTTGG from Juglans regia cultivar Chandler chromosome 2, Walnut 2.0, whole genome shotgun sequence carries:
- the LOC108991470 gene encoding uncharacterized protein LOC108991470 isoform X2, with the protein product MEDLEDSWRQMKLSKEESETIELNAEESEAVTKKGQLCLIGKICTERTIRRNIIAATMAKIWKLSRPAVFQEVGANLFVIIFNTQEDKQKIEKGKPWMFDSSLFILQKFSGDFQPGH
- the LOC108991470 gene encoding uncharacterized protein LOC108991470 isoform X1, whose translation is MEDLEDSWRQMKLSKEESETIELNAEESEAVTKKGQLCLIGKICTERTIRRNIIAATMAKIWKLSRPAVFQEVGANLFVIIFNTQEDKQKIEKGKPWMFDSSLFILQKFSGDFQPGCGRCEEQFERAAALAASFRA